Within the Catalinimonas niigatensis genome, the region TGATGGGCGATGTAATAGACACGCCATGCAAACACGCGTGTGGAGCATCAGGTCATTGAAATCGATCCATGATTTTTCGCTAATTTATTAAAAAAAATATATGCCTAATCTAAACTAAATATATATCTTTGAAAGAATAGATTAAATAAAATAAGCGTTTAAGCGCAATGATTTCACTAAAATACAACTCATTTTTACAACCTACTTATATTTATTTTTTACAAACTAATAAACTACGCAATGAAACTTTTCAGACTTTTACCGGCAATTCTTGCCTTTTCTTTTATCCTGCTGACAGCATGTGAAAAGGAGCTTGATGGTACGCTTAATCCATCCACTTCGGACATGCTTTCTGCTGAAGCAACTGAAAGACTGGGACAGTCGGATTTTTCTTTTCCTGATGGACTTGAAAAAAGACTAGAGGCCCCTTCCTTATTATTACACACCCATCCTGAATACAGAGACATGGTTCTCAGGGCTTTGGGGGCTATTGAACCTACCCCTTGTGATAGTAATACACCTTTAAATCAGTGGCTGAGCCAGGAACTTTCAGACTGGAATGCAGAAATGAGGTTTTATGCAAATGCTACAGCTATGTATGATTTGCCCACCTATGATGCGCTGGTATTTGAAAACAGTTCTAAGAATCAGTACTTCGGCCCAGAGGGAGAATACACCAAGCCCCTAACTAAGGCATTCAAGGATTTACAGCGTTTCTGGGATATTCAATCAGATGACATTGTACTGGTTGCTATGCATGGTAATATGTTGCTTGATAGAGATAAATTGCTCAGAACTTATGAGGCTGCCTTTGGTTTATCCCCTGCCGATGCTGCCTATTATGCTGACCTTGTATTACTTTTACTGGAAACGTACCCTCAATACAGAAATGGGAATCACCCTATCTTTACTTTCAATGCTTTTGCTTTGGAAGGGTTTAACTATCCGCCCTATGCTAATATTCCAGACAAGATTGTCATGGGTGATGGTATCATGGAAGCTTATACTGCTCTCGGCTATGATGATGTAGCTCCTCAGGCCATACTGGCCCATGAATTCGGGCATCATATTCAATTTCAACTAGACTTGTTCGAGGAGGTAAGTAGTCCTGAAGCTACCCGCAGAACTGAACTTATGGCTGATGCTTATGCGGCTTACTATCTCTCCCATGCCCGAGGGGCCAGCATGCAATGGAAAAGGGTACAGCAATTTCTTGAGGTATTTTTTAATATTGGGGATTGTGGGTTTACCAGTAATGGTCACCATGGTACACATACGCAAAGAATGGCTGCTGCTGAATGGGGTTATCAACTTGCCGATAATGCTCAGAAACAAGGACACATTCTGAGCAGCCAGGAATTTGCCCAGCTTTTTGATGCCCAATTACCTGAGCTGGTCTTACTTTAACAGCTAAGTTTTTTAACTCACTACTTAGAACATAAATCACCCCTAATTATGCAGGGGTGATTATTTTTTTAACTCTATCCGTGTCCTCTGCGCCAATTCCATTGCGGGTGACACGGAGGGTTTGGAAGTTGACGAGGAGAGTCATGCGATACAATCGCTCGCCAGATAGTAACTTATTGGGCTTCCATCTCATAGCTAAATGATCCCTCCTGAAAGACAAGCACTATGGAATAGTGAAATAAATAAAAAAGTGCCCTACACAGCAGGGCACTTTTTCTATTAACCAAAAATTTGTGTACCTGTGAGATACACATACTTACCCATTTTTAACAACCACTATCATGTCTCTTTCAGGTCTTTTTCTACATCCCTGATGGCTGCTTTGTATTCTTTGATACCCTGACCTAGGCCTTTGGCCATCTGGGGGATCTTCTTAGCACCAAAAAAAAGCATAATGACTGCCAGGATCAGGAAGATTTCCCATCCTCCCAGTCCTCCTATAAATAATAATAAGCTATTCATATCGTATCGGTTTTAAATAAAAAAATAAATTAAAATGCCCTTGAATCCTCAGAGTC harbors:
- a CDS encoding neutral zinc metallopeptidase, whose amino-acid sequence is MKLFRLLPAILAFSFILLTACEKELDGTLNPSTSDMLSAEATERLGQSDFSFPDGLEKRLEAPSLLLHTHPEYRDMVLRALGAIEPTPCDSNTPLNQWLSQELSDWNAEMRFYANATAMYDLPTYDALVFENSSKNQYFGPEGEYTKPLTKAFKDLQRFWDIQSDDIVLVAMHGNMLLDRDKLLRTYEAAFGLSPADAAYYADLVLLLLETYPQYRNGNHPIFTFNAFALEGFNYPPYANIPDKIVMGDGIMEAYTALGYDDVAPQAILAHEFGHHIQFQLDLFEEVSSPEATRRTELMADAYAAYYLSHARGASMQWKRVQQFLEVFFNIGDCGFTSNGHHGTHTQRMAAAEWGYQLADNAQKQGHILSSQEFAQLFDAQLPELVLL
- a CDS encoding Sec-independent protein translocase subunit TatA/TatB — protein: MNSLLLFIGGLGGWEIFLILAVIMLFFGAKKIPQMAKGLGQGIKEYKAAIRDVEKDLKET